In Chitinophaga sp. HK235, a single window of DNA contains:
- a CDS encoding DUF6249 domain-containing protein: MQTTSAAFFIALSLAIFGISYYYFTTRHKERMAIIEKGLPADFFKGTVDFKPLILTLGIVCISIPLGFVAGLFSLPMFPTLGGFVFIFFMFLFTGLGLLLSYSLLKKLHERE, from the coding sequence ATGCAAACCACATCTGCCGCATTTTTCATAGCCCTGTCACTGGCGATTTTTGGTATTAGCTACTATTATTTTACTACTCGTCACAAGGAAAGAATGGCCATTATTGAAAAAGGTCTACCAGCAGACTTTTTTAAAGGAACTGTCGACTTTAAGCCACTGATATTAACCCTGGGAATAGTGTGTATCAGTATTCCGCTGGGATTCGTAGCAGGCCTTTTCAGTCTGCCGATGTTTCCGACGCTGGGAGGTTTTGTTTTCATATTTTTCATGTTTCTGTTCACCGGACTGGGCTTACTGTTATCGTATTCGCTGCTGAAGAAGTTGCACGAACGGGAATAA